A region of Leclercia adecarboxylata DNA encodes the following proteins:
- a CDS encoding glycoside-pentoside-hexuronide family transporter, whose translation MKSEVLSVKEKIGYGMGDAASHIIFDNVMLYMMFFYTDIFGIPAGFVGTMFLLARALDAISDPCMGLIADRTRSRWGKFRPWILFGAIPFGLVCVLAYTTPDLSLNGKMIYAAVTYTLLTLLYTVVNIPYCALGGVITNDPTQRISLQSWRFVLATAGGMLSTVLMMPLVNMIGGEDKAFGFQGGIAVLSVVAFLMLAFCFFTTKERIQVPPSTTSMREDLRDIWHNDQWRIVGLLTILNILAVCVRGGAMMYYVTWIMGSPELFVAFLTTYCVGNLIGSALAKPLTDWKCKVSVFWWTNALLAVASVAMFFVPMQASITMFGFIFVIGVLHQLVTPIQWVMMSDTVDYGEWTNGKRLTGISFAGTLFVLKLGLALGGALIGWMLAGGGYDAAAKTQNSATISIIIALFTLVPAACYLLSAVIAKRYYSLKTPFLVKIMSDLAQGARRNEQEFNTLPVSKELQN comes from the coding sequence ATGAAAAGCGAAGTCTTATCCGTCAAAGAGAAAATTGGTTACGGCATGGGTGACGCCGCAAGTCACATCATCTTCGACAACGTCATGCTCTACATGATGTTCTTCTACACCGATATCTTCGGTATTCCCGCCGGGTTTGTCGGCACCATGTTCCTGCTGGCGCGCGCGCTGGATGCCATATCCGACCCGTGCATGGGGCTGATTGCCGACCGCACCCGCAGCCGCTGGGGTAAGTTCCGCCCGTGGATATTGTTCGGTGCCATCCCGTTTGGCCTGGTCTGCGTGCTGGCCTACACCACGCCGGACCTCAGCCTGAACGGCAAAATGATCTACGCCGCCGTCACCTACACCCTGCTGACCCTGCTCTATACCGTGGTCAACATCCCTTACTGCGCGCTGGGCGGGGTGATCACCAACGACCCGACGCAGCGTATCTCCCTCCAGTCATGGCGCTTTGTGCTGGCGACGGCGGGCGGCATGCTCTCCACAGTGCTGATGATGCCGCTGGTGAATATGATTGGCGGCGAGGATAAAGCGTTCGGCTTCCAGGGCGGCATCGCGGTGCTGTCGGTGGTGGCATTCCTGATGCTGGCGTTCTGCTTCTTCACCACCAAAGAGCGCATCCAGGTGCCGCCGAGCACCACCTCCATGCGTGAAGATCTGCGCGACATCTGGCACAACGACCAGTGGCGCATCGTCGGGCTGCTCACCATCCTCAACATTCTGGCGGTGTGCGTGCGCGGCGGCGCGATGATGTATTACGTCACCTGGATCATGGGCTCGCCGGAGCTGTTCGTCGCCTTCCTCACCACCTACTGCGTCGGCAACCTGATTGGCTCCGCGCTGGCGAAACCCCTCACCGACTGGAAGTGCAAAGTCAGCGTCTTCTGGTGGACCAACGCCCTGCTGGCGGTGGCAAGCGTGGCGATGTTCTTCGTGCCGATGCAGGCCAGCATCACCATGTTCGGCTTTATCTTCGTGATTGGCGTGCTGCACCAGCTGGTGACGCCGATCCAGTGGGTAATGATGTCCGATACCGTCGATTATGGCGAGTGGACCAACGGCAAACGCCTCACCGGCATCAGCTTCGCGGGGACGCTGTTCGTGCTGAAGCTGGGCCTGGCGCTGGGCGGGGCGTTAATCGGCTGGATGCTGGCAGGCGGCGGCTACGATGCCGCAGCCAAAACCCAGAACAGCGCCACCATCAGCATCATCATCGCTCTGTTCACCCTGGTACCGGCCGCGTGCTACCTGCTGAGCGCGGTGATCGCCAAACGCTACTACAGCCTGAAAACGCCATTCCTGGTCAAAATCATGAGCGATCTGGCGCAGGGCGCGCGTCGTAATGAGCAGGAGTTTAATACCCTGCCGGTCAGCAAAGAATTGCAGAACTAA
- the yicI gene encoding alpha-xylosidase → MKISDGNWLIQPGLNVTCPVQVFDVEQQGNDLVVYVAPRDVRERTWQLDTLMFTVRLFSPQEGIVGVRIEHFQGALNNGPHYPLNVLKDVNVQIENNAELAELKSGNVSVRVTKGEFWSLDFFRNGQRITGSQLKNNGYVQDGNTDRNYMFERLDLGVGETVYGLGERFTALVRNGQTVETWNRDGGTSTEQSYKNIPFYLTNRGYGVLVNHPENVSFEIGSEKVSKVQFSVEGEYLEYFVIDGPTPKEVLNRYTQFTGRPALPPAWSFGLWLTTSFTTNYDEATVNSFIDGMAERDLPLHVFHFDCFWMKAFQWCDFEWDPVTFPDPEGMIRRLKEKGLKVCVWINPYIGQKSPVFKELKEKGYLLKRPDGSLWQWDKWQPGLAIYDFTNPEACKWYADKLKGLVDIGVDCFKTDFGERIPTDVQWFDGSDPQKMHNHYAYIYNELVWNVLKETVGEEEAVLFARSASVGAQQFPVHWGGDCYANYESMAESLRGGLSIGLSGFGFWSHDIGGFENTAPAHVYKRWCAFGLFSSHSRLHGSKSYRVPWAYDDESCDVVRHFTQLKCRMMPYLYRQAALAREFGTPMLRAMMLEFPDDPACDYLDRQYMLGDSVLVAPVFSEAGDVQFYLPEGRWTHLWHNDEIQGSRWHKQQHDFQSLPVYVRDNTLLALGNNDQKPDYAWNEGTAFQLFNLADGATAVSEVPAANGAVAFTLTATRSGDTLTLKGSGEARGWSVCLRNVQQIGGVKGASNVGSEWGVVVKAEGNEVVVHL, encoded by the coding sequence ATGAAAATCAGTGACGGAAACTGGCTCATTCAACCGGGCCTGAACGTAACCTGTCCGGTTCAGGTGTTTGATGTGGAACAGCAGGGCAACGATCTGGTGGTCTATGTCGCCCCGCGCGACGTGCGTGAGCGCACCTGGCAGCTGGATACCCTGATGTTCACGGTGCGCCTGTTCTCGCCGCAGGAGGGGATTGTCGGGGTGAGGATCGAGCACTTCCAGGGCGCGCTCAATAACGGCCCGCACTACCCGCTCAACGTTCTGAAAGACGTTAACGTGCAGATTGAAAACAACGCGGAGTTGGCTGAGCTGAAAAGCGGCAACGTCAGCGTGCGCGTCACCAAAGGCGAGTTCTGGTCGCTGGATTTCTTCAGGAACGGGCAGCGCATCACCGGCAGCCAGCTGAAAAACAACGGCTACGTGCAGGACGGCAACACCGATCGCAACTACATGTTTGAGCGTCTGGATCTGGGCGTGGGCGAAACCGTCTACGGCCTCGGCGAGCGCTTTACCGCCCTGGTGCGCAACGGCCAGACGGTCGAAACCTGGAACCGCGACGGCGGCACCAGCACCGAGCAGTCGTACAAGAATATCCCGTTCTATCTCACCAACCGCGGCTACGGCGTGCTGGTGAACCATCCGGAAAACGTCTCGTTTGAAATCGGCTCCGAGAAGGTGTCGAAGGTGCAGTTCAGCGTCGAGGGCGAGTATCTGGAGTATTTCGTCATCGACGGCCCGACGCCGAAAGAGGTCCTGAACCGCTATACGCAGTTCACCGGCCGTCCGGCGCTGCCGCCTGCGTGGTCGTTCGGCCTGTGGCTCACTACCTCATTCACCACCAACTACGACGAAGCGACGGTGAACAGCTTTATCGACGGCATGGCCGAGCGCGACCTGCCCCTGCACGTCTTCCACTTCGACTGCTTCTGGATGAAGGCCTTCCAGTGGTGCGACTTCGAGTGGGACCCGGTGACCTTCCCGGACCCGGAAGGGATGATCCGCCGCCTGAAGGAGAAAGGGCTGAAGGTCTGCGTGTGGATCAACCCGTACATCGGGCAGAAATCGCCCGTCTTTAAAGAGTTGAAAGAGAAGGGCTATCTGCTGAAACGCCCGGACGGCTCCCTGTGGCAGTGGGATAAATGGCAGCCGGGGCTGGCGATCTACGACTTCACTAACCCCGAAGCCTGCAAATGGTACGCCGACAAGCTGAAAGGCCTGGTGGATATTGGCGTCGACTGCTTCAAAACCGACTTCGGCGAGCGCATCCCGACGGACGTGCAGTGGTTCGACGGCTCCGATCCGCAGAAGATGCACAACCACTACGCCTACATCTACAACGAACTGGTGTGGAACGTGCTGAAAGAGACGGTAGGCGAGGAAGAGGCGGTGCTGTTTGCCCGTTCGGCGTCGGTGGGTGCGCAACAGTTCCCGGTGCACTGGGGCGGCGACTGCTACGCCAACTATGAGTCGATGGCCGAAAGCCTGCGCGGCGGGCTGTCGATCGGGCTCTCCGGGTTCGGGTTCTGGAGCCACGATATCGGCGGGTTCGAGAACACCGCTCCGGCACACGTCTATAAACGCTGGTGCGCGTTCGGGCTGTTCTCCAGCCACAGCCGCCTGCACGGCAGCAAATCCTACCGCGTGCCGTGGGCGTATGACGACGAGTCCTGCGACGTGGTGCGTCACTTCACCCAGCTGAAATGCCGGATGATGCCGTACCTCTATCGCCAGGCGGCGCTGGCCCGTGAGTTCGGCACGCCGATGCTGCGGGCGATGATGCTGGAGTTCCCGGACGATCCGGCCTGCGACTACCTCGACCGCCAGTACATGCTGGGGGATTCAGTGCTGGTTGCACCGGTGTTCAGCGAGGCGGGGGACGTGCAGTTTTACCTGCCGGAAGGGCGCTGGACGCACCTGTGGCATAACGACGAAATCCAGGGCAGCCGCTGGCACAAACAGCAGCATGATTTCCAGAGCCTGCCGGTCTACGTGCGGGACAACACCCTGCTGGCGTTGGGCAATAACGACCAGAAGCCGGACTATGCCTGGAACGAAGGCACCGCCTTCCAGCTGTTTAACCTGGCCGATGGCGCTACGGCGGTGAGTGAAGTCCCTGCGGCAAACGGTGCCGTCGCCTTTACGCTTACCGCAACGCGTAGCGGCGATACCCTGACGCTAAAAGGGAGCGGCGAGGCGCGGGGCTGGTCGGTCTGTTTGCGCAATGTGCAGCAGATCGGCGGGGTGAAAGGGGCGTCAAACGTCGGCAGCGAGTGGGGGGTGGTGGTGAAAGCGGAGGGGAACGAGGTGGTGGTTCACCTCTGA
- a CDS encoding AsmA family protein → MKFIGKLLVGILAVLLIAILALYILVQTRWGAAQVSSWITVNTDYELNFDLMDHRFSSPTHLVLKNVTFGRDGQPATLVAKMVDIGVSSRQLTDPLHMDTITLFDGTLNLSPQTAPLPFQADRLLLNNMAFNSPNTAWDLSAQKVTGGVRPWDPEAGNVLGKKAQIQISAGSLTLNGVPASNVLIEGELSDKEVVLTTIGADMARGSLTGTARRDANGGWKVDNMRLNDIRLQSDKSLADFFAPITTLPSLQIGRLDVTDARLQGPDWAVTDLDLSLRNLTLSQGDWQSEDGRLSMNASEFIYGSLHLFDPILNAEFSPQGIALRQFTSRWEGGMVRTSGNWLRSGKALVLDDVAVAGLEYTLPENWKTQWLDTLPEWLNSVTLRKFGLSRNLVIDVDTLFPWQITALDGYGTNLQLAKDRQWGVWAGTATLNGAAATFNRVDVRRPSLSLSANASTISINELSAFTEKGILEAKATVSQTPVRQTTVNLTGRGVPLNVIQQWGWPALPIAGDGNIQLTASGNVQKDSPLKPTVNGRLSAVNMDKQQVTQTMTGGAVSTVAEPSPLPSP, encoded by the coding sequence ATGAAATTTATTGGAAAGCTTCTCGTCGGTATTCTGGCCGTTCTGCTTATTGCGATCCTCGCGCTCTATATCCTTGTCCAGACGCGCTGGGGCGCAGCGCAGGTCAGCAGCTGGATCACGGTAAACACCGATTACGAACTCAACTTCGACCTGATGGATCACCGCTTCTCGTCGCCCACGCACCTGGTACTGAAAAATGTCACCTTCGGGCGCGACGGCCAGCCCGCGACGCTGGTCGCAAAAATGGTCGATATTGGCGTGAGCAGCCGCCAGCTCACCGATCCGCTGCACATGGATACCATCACCCTGTTTGACGGCACGCTGAACCTCTCGCCGCAGACCGCCCCTCTTCCCTTCCAGGCCGATCGCCTGCTGCTGAATAACATGGCGTTCAACAGCCCGAATACCGCGTGGGATCTGAGCGCCCAGAAGGTGACCGGCGGCGTGCGTCCCTGGGACCCTGAAGCGGGTAACGTACTGGGCAAAAAAGCGCAGATCCAGATCAGCGCCGGGTCGCTGACGCTGAATGGCGTACCGGCCAGCAACGTGCTGATTGAAGGCGAGCTGAGTGATAAAGAGGTGGTGCTGACCACCATCGGCGCAGATATGGCCCGGGGCTCGCTCACCGGCACCGCGCGGCGCGACGCCAACGGCGGCTGGAAGGTGGACAACATGCGCCTGAACGATATCCGCCTGCAGAGCGATAAATCCCTGGCCGACTTCTTTGCCCCCATCACCACCCTGCCGTCATTGCAGATTGGTCGCCTGGACGTGACCGACGCCCGCCTGCAGGGTCCGGACTGGGCGGTCACCGATCTCGATTTAAGCCTGCGCAACCTTACGTTGAGCCAGGGCGACTGGCAGAGCGAGGACGGTCGCCTGTCGATGAACGCCAGCGAATTTATCTATGGTTCCCTGCACCTGTTCGACCCGATCCTGAACGCCGAATTCTCCCCGCAGGGGATTGCCCTGCGTCAGTTCACCTCGCGCTGGGAAGGCGGGATGGTGCGCACTTCCGGCAACTGGTTGCGCAGCGGTAAAGCGCTGGTGCTGGATGATGTCGCCGTCGCCGGGCTGGAATACACCCTGCCGGAAAACTGGAAAACGCAGTGGCTGGATACCCTGCCGGAGTGGCTGAACAGCGTCACGCTGCGCAAGTTTGGCCTGAGCCGTAACCTGGTGATCGACGTCGACACCCTGTTCCCGTGGCAGATCACCGCCCTGGACGGCTACGGCACCAACCTGCAGCTGGCGAAAGATCGCCAGTGGGGCGTATGGGCGGGTACCGCCACGCTGAACGGCGCGGCCGCCACCTTTAACCGCGTGGACGTGCGCCGTCCGTCGCTCTCCTTGTCAGCCAACGCTTCGACAATTTCTATCAATGAACTGAGCGCCTTTACCGAAAAAGGCATTCTGGAAGCGAAAGCGACGGTATCGCAGACGCCGGTGCGCCAGACCACCGTCAACCTGACCGGGCGCGGCGTGCCGCTGAATGTGATCCAGCAGTGGGGCTGGCCAGCGCTGCCGATCGCAGGCGATGGCAATATTCAGCTCACCGCCAGCGGCAACGTGCAGAAGGATTCCCCGCTGAAACCGACGGTCAACGGCAGACTTAGCGCAGTAAATATGGATAAACAGCAGGTGACGCAGACGATGACGGGCGGAGCGGTGAGCACGGTTGCAGAACCCTCACCCCTGCCCTCTCCCTAA
- a CDS encoding nucleobase:cation symporter-2 family protein yields the protein MSVNAVEQQDAQPIAQTQNSELIYRLEDRPPLAQTLFAACQHLLAMFVAVITPALLICQALGLPAQDTQHIISMSLFASGVASIIQIKAWGPVGSGLLSIQGTSFNFVAPLIMGGTALKTGGADVPTMMAALFGTLMLASCTEMVISRVLHLARRIITPLVSGVVVMIIGLSLIQVGLTSIGGGYAAMNDHTFGAPKNLLLAGIVLAIIILLNRQRNPYLRVASLVIAMAAGYLAAWAMGMLPQSGAPTDSPLIMVPTPLYYGLGIDWNLLLPLMLVFMITSLETIGDITATSDVSEQPVSGPLYMKRLKGGVLANGLNSFVSGVFNTFPNSCFGQNNGVIQLTGVASRYVGFVVALMLIVLGLFPAVSGFVQHIPEPVLGGATLVMFGTIAASGVRIVSREPLNRRAIMIIALSLAVGLGVSQQPLILQFAPDWVKNLLSSGIAAGGITAIVLNLIFPPEKN from the coding sequence ATGTCCGTTAACGCCGTTGAACAGCAGGATGCGCAACCGATTGCGCAGACGCAAAACAGTGAACTGATTTACCGTCTTGAAGACCGTCCGCCGCTGGCGCAGACCTTGTTCGCCGCCTGTCAGCATCTGCTGGCCATGTTTGTGGCCGTGATTACTCCCGCTCTGCTGATCTGCCAGGCGCTCGGTTTACCGGCGCAGGACACGCAACACATCATCAGCATGTCGCTGTTTGCCTCGGGCGTGGCGTCCATCATTCAGATTAAAGCCTGGGGCCCGGTGGGTTCCGGTTTGCTGTCGATCCAGGGCACCAGCTTTAACTTTGTCGCCCCGCTGATCATGGGCGGTACGGCGCTGAAAACCGGCGGCGCGGATGTGCCAACGATGATGGCGGCGCTGTTCGGCACCCTGATGCTGGCGAGCTGCACCGAGATGGTCATCTCTCGCGTTCTGCACCTGGCGCGCCGCATCATTACCCCGCTGGTCTCCGGCGTAGTGGTGATGATTATCGGCCTGTCGCTGATTCAGGTGGGCCTGACCTCCATCGGCGGCGGCTATGCGGCGATGAATGATCACACCTTCGGCGCGCCGAAAAACCTGCTGCTGGCGGGTATCGTGCTGGCGATCATTATTCTGCTCAACCGTCAGCGTAACCCGTACCTGCGCGTCGCGTCGCTGGTGATTGCCATGGCCGCAGGCTACCTGGCAGCCTGGGCGATGGGCATGCTGCCGCAGTCCGGCGCACCGACCGACAGCCCGCTGATTATGGTCCCGACGCCGCTTTACTACGGCCTGGGCATTGACTGGAACCTGCTCCTGCCGCTGATGCTGGTATTCATGATCACCTCCCTGGAAACTATCGGCGACATCACCGCAACGTCTGACGTTTCTGAACAACCGGTCTCTGGCCCGCTGTACATGAAGCGCCTGAAGGGCGGCGTACTGGCAAACGGCCTGAACTCCTTTGTATCCGGCGTGTTCAACACCTTCCCGAACTCCTGCTTCGGCCAGAACAACGGCGTGATCCAGCTGACCGGCGTTGCCAGCCGCTACGTGGGCTTTGTCGTGGCGCTGATGCTGATCGTGCTCGGTCTTTTCCCGGCGGTGAGCGGCTTTGTGCAGCACATCCCTGAGCCGGTCCTGGGCGGCGCAACGCTGGTGATGTTCGGCACCATCGCGGCATCGGGCGTGCGTATCGTCTCCCGCGAGCCGCTGAACCGCCGCGCCATCATGATCATCGCCCTGTCGCTGGCGGTGGGTCTGGGTGTGTCTCAGCAGCCGCTGATCCTGCAGTTCGCCCCGGACTGGGTGAAGAACCTGCTCTCTTCCGGCATCGCCGCCGGTGGGATCACCGCTATCGTCCTGAACCTGATTTTCCCGCCAGAAAAGAACTGA
- the gltS gene encoding sodium/glutamate symporter, translating to MIHLDTLSTLVAATLVLLLGRKLVHSVPFLKKYTIPEPVAGGLLAAIALLVLKKSMGWEINFDMTLKDPLMLAFFATIGLNANLASLRSGGKVLGVFLIVVVGLLVMQNAIGIGMASLLGLDPLMGLLAGSITLSGGHGTGAAWSKLFTERYGFQNATEVAMACATFGLVLGGLIGGPVARYLVKHSTTPDGRPDDEMVPSAFEKPDVGRMITSLVLIETIALIAICLTVGKVIAQLLAGSALELPVFVCVLFVGVILSNSLSLLGFYRVFERAVSVLGNVCLSLFLAMALMSLKLWELASLALPMLAILGVQTLFMALYAVFVTWRLMGKNYDAAVLAAGHCGFGMGATPTAIANMQAITERFGPSHMAFLVVPMVGAFFIDIVNALVIKLYLMLPMFG from the coding sequence ATGATTCATCTCGATACGTTGTCGACCCTCGTTGCGGCAACACTCGTTTTACTGCTTGGCCGTAAACTGGTTCACAGCGTCCCTTTTCTCAAAAAATACACCATCCCGGAGCCCGTCGCGGGCGGATTACTGGCAGCCATTGCGCTGCTGGTGCTGAAAAAAAGCATGGGTTGGGAAATCAACTTCGATATGACCTTAAAAGACCCGCTGATGCTGGCCTTTTTCGCCACTATCGGCCTGAACGCCAACCTTGCCAGCCTGAGATCTGGCGGTAAGGTGCTGGGGGTGTTCTTAATTGTGGTGGTTGGACTGCTGGTAATGCAGAACGCCATCGGTATCGGTATGGCGTCGCTGCTGGGACTGGATCCGCTGATGGGTCTGCTGGCCGGTTCGATCACCCTGTCGGGCGGTCACGGTACCGGCGCGGCCTGGAGCAAGCTGTTTACTGAACGCTACGGCTTCCAGAATGCCACTGAAGTAGCTATGGCCTGCGCCACCTTCGGGCTGGTGCTGGGCGGCCTGATTGGCGGGCCGGTGGCTCGCTATCTGGTGAAACACTCCACCACGCCGGACGGCAGGCCGGATGACGAAATGGTGCCGTCGGCATTTGAAAAACCGGACGTCGGGCGCATGATCACCTCTCTGGTGCTGATTGAAACCATTGCGCTGATCGCCATCTGCCTGACGGTAGGTAAAGTGATTGCACAATTGCTGGCGGGTTCCGCGCTGGAGCTGCCGGTCTTTGTTTGTGTGCTCTTTGTCGGGGTGATCCTCAGCAACAGTCTCTCACTGCTGGGCTTTTATCGCGTCTTTGAGCGGGCGGTATCGGTATTGGGTAACGTTTGCCTGTCGCTGTTCCTGGCGATGGCGCTGATGAGCCTCAAGCTGTGGGAGCTGGCGTCGCTGGCCCTGCCAATGCTGGCGATTCTGGGGGTACAAACCCTGTTTATGGCACTCTACGCTGTCTTCGTCACCTGGCGACTGATGGGTAAAAACTACGATGCGGCAGTGCTGGCGGCAGGACACTGTGGCTTTGGTATGGGGGCAACGCCGACGGCGATCGCCAACATGCAGGCCATTACCGAGCGCTTTGGCCCGTCGCATATGGCGTTTCTGGTGGTGCCGATGGTGGGGGCGTTCTTTATTGATATCGTCAACGCGCTGGTCATCAAACTCTATCTGATGCTGCCGATGTTTGGCTGA
- the recG gene encoding ATP-dependent DNA helicase RecG yields MQGRLLDAVPLNSLTGVGAAQSSKLAKIGLHTVQDLLLHLPLRYEDRTQLYQIGELLPGIYATVEGEVLNCNITFGGRRMMTCQISDGSGILTMRFFNFSAAMKNSLATGRRVLAYGEAKRGKYGAEMIHPEYRVQGDLSTPELQETLTPVYPTTEGVKQATLRKLTDQALELLDTCAIAELLPPELAQGMMSLPDALRTLHRPPPTLQLSDLESGQHPAQRRLILEELLAHNLSMLALRAGAQRFHALPLPARNDLKDKLLASLPFKPTGAQARVTAEIERDMALDVPMMRLVQGDVGSGKTLVAALAALRAIAHGRQVALMAPTELLAEQHANNFRNWFAPLGVEVGWLAGKQKGKARQAQQEAIASGQVQMIVGTHAIFQEQVQFHGLALVIIDEQHRFGVHQRLALWEKGLQQGYHPHQLIMTATPIPRTLAMTAYADLDTSVIDELPPGRTPVTTVAIPDTRRSDIIERVRNACLQEGRQAYWVCTLIEESDLLEAQAAEATWEELKLALPELNVGLVHGRMKPAEKQAVMQAFKQGELHLLIATTVIEVGVDVPNASLMIIENPERLGLAQLHQLRGRVGRGAVASHCVLLYKAPLSKTAQKRLQVLRDSNDGFVIAQQDLEIRGPGELLGTRQTGNAEFKVADLLRDQGMIPEVQRLARHIHERYLEQAAALIDRWMPETGRYSNA; encoded by the coding sequence ATGCAAGGCCGCCTGCTGGATGCTGTGCCGCTCAATTCCCTGACGGGCGTTGGCGCGGCCCAGAGCAGCAAACTGGCAAAAATTGGCCTGCATACCGTGCAGGATCTCCTCCTGCACCTCCCCCTGCGTTACGAAGACCGTACCCAGCTTTATCAGATTGGCGAACTTCTGCCTGGCATTTACGCCACCGTTGAAGGCGAAGTCCTCAACTGCAACATCACCTTCGGCGGCCGCCGGATGATGACCTGCCAGATCAGCGACGGCTCCGGCATTCTGACGATGCGTTTCTTTAACTTCAGCGCGGCAATGAAAAACAGCCTCGCTACCGGGCGACGGGTGCTGGCCTACGGCGAAGCCAAACGCGGCAAATACGGCGCGGAGATGATCCACCCGGAGTACCGCGTACAGGGCGATCTCAGCACGCCGGAGCTGCAGGAGACGCTGACCCCGGTCTACCCGACGACTGAAGGCGTGAAGCAGGCGACGCTGCGCAAGCTGACCGATCAGGCGCTGGAGCTGCTCGACACCTGCGCCATAGCCGAACTGCTGCCGCCCGAGCTGGCACAGGGGATGATGAGTCTGCCGGACGCGTTGCGCACCCTGCACCGACCACCGCCGACGCTGCAGCTCAGCGATTTAGAGAGCGGGCAGCATCCGGCACAGCGACGCCTTATCCTCGAAGAGCTGCTGGCGCATAACCTGAGCATGCTGGCGTTACGCGCCGGCGCACAGCGTTTTCATGCCCTGCCGCTCCCGGCCCGTAATGATTTAAAAGATAAACTGCTGGCCTCGCTGCCGTTTAAACCCACCGGGGCCCAGGCCCGCGTCACCGCCGAGATCGAGCGCGATATGGCGCTGGACGTGCCGATGATGCGCCTGGTTCAGGGCGATGTGGGCTCGGGCAAAACGCTGGTGGCCGCCCTGGCCGCTCTGCGCGCCATTGCTCACGGCAGACAGGTGGCCCTGATGGCGCCGACCGAACTGCTGGCCGAGCAGCACGCGAACAATTTCCGCAACTGGTTTGCGCCGCTGGGCGTTGAAGTGGGCTGGCTGGCCGGGAAGCAAAAAGGCAAGGCGCGACAGGCGCAGCAGGAGGCGATTGCCAGCGGTCAGGTGCAGATGATTGTCGGCACCCATGCCATCTTCCAGGAGCAGGTGCAGTTTCACGGGCTGGCGCTGGTGATCATTGATGAGCAGCACCGCTTCGGCGTGCATCAACGTCTGGCGCTGTGGGAGAAAGGGCTCCAGCAGGGATACCATCCGCATCAGCTGATCATGACCGCGACGCCAATCCCGCGCACCCTGGCGATGACCGCCTATGCCGATCTCGACACCTCCGTCATCGACGAACTGCCTCCGGGGCGTACGCCGGTAACCACCGTCGCTATCCCGGACACGCGCCGCAGCGACATCATCGAGCGCGTGCGCAACGCCTGTCTGCAGGAAGGCCGTCAGGCTTACTGGGTCTGCACGCTGATTGAGGAGTCCGACCTGCTGGAAGCGCAGGCGGCGGAAGCCACCTGGGAAGAGCTTAAGCTGGCCCTGCCGGAGCTGAACGTCGGGCTGGTGCATGGCCGCATGAAGCCTGCGGAGAAACAGGCGGTAATGCAGGCCTTCAAGCAGGGCGAACTGCATCTGCTGATCGCCACCACGGTAATTGAAGTGGGGGTAGACGTGCCTAACGCCAGCCTGATGATCATCGAGAACCCGGAGCGTCTGGGTCTGGCCCAGCTGCACCAGTTGCGTGGTCGCGTCGGACGTGGCGCGGTGGCCTCTCACTGCGTGCTGCTCTACAAAGCACCGCTGTCGAAAACGGCACAGAAGCGCCTGCAGGTATTGCGCGACAGCAACGACGGCTTTGTGATTGCGCAACAGGATCTGGAGATCCGCGGGCCGGGTGAGCTACTCGGCACCCGTCAGACCGGTAACGCCGAGTTTAAAGTGGCAGATTTACTGCGCGATCAGGGCATGATCCCTGAAGTTCAGCGTCTGGCACGCCATATTCATGAACGCTACCTCGAACAGGCGGCAGCGTTAATCGACCGCTGGATGCCAGAGACCGGGCGTTACTCGAACGCCTGA
- the trmH gene encoding tRNA (guanosine(18)-2'-O)-methyltransferase TrmH → MNATRYARICEMLARRQPDLTVCMEQVHKPHNVAAIVRTADAVGVHEVHAVWKGTRMRPMASAAAGSNSWVQVKAHDTIGEAISHLKGRGMQVLATHLSDKAVDFREIDYTRPTCILMGQEKTGITREALDLADQDIIIPMIGMVQSLNVSVASALILYEAQRQRQNAGMYERENSMLPEDEQQRLLFEGGYPVLARVAKQKKLPYPHVNLQGEIEADATWWATMQAAK, encoded by the coding sequence ATGAATGCAACGCGTTATGCACGTATCTGTGAGATGCTCGCCAGGCGTCAGCCCGATCTTACGGTCTGCATGGAGCAGGTCCATAAACCTCATAACGTCGCTGCTATCGTCCGTACCGCAGACGCCGTCGGTGTGCATGAAGTGCACGCCGTCTGGAAGGGGACGCGAATGCGTCCTATGGCCTCGGCTGCCGCAGGCAGCAACAGTTGGGTACAGGTCAAAGCCCACGACACCATTGGCGAAGCTATTTCGCATCTGAAAGGGCGCGGCATGCAGGTACTGGCGACGCATCTTTCCGACAAAGCCGTCGATTTCCGCGAAATTGATTACACCCGCCCGACCTGCATTCTGATGGGTCAGGAGAAAACGGGGATCACCCGGGAAGCGTTAGATCTGGCGGATCAGGACATCATCATTCCGATGATCGGCATGGTGCAGTCCCTGAACGTTTCCGTGGCCTCGGCGCTCATTCTGTATGAAGCCCAGCGTCAGCGACAAAATGCCGGGATGTACGAACGCGAGAACAGCATGCTGCCGGAGGACGAACAGCAGCGCCTGCTGTTTGAAGGCGGTTATCCGGTGCTGGCCAGAGTGGCGAAGCAGAAAAAATTACCCTACCCCCACGTGAATCTGCAGGGCGAAATTGAAGCCGATGCGACGTGGTGGGCCACCATGCAGGCGGCGAAGTAA